Proteins from one Nicotiana tabacum cultivar K326 chromosome 23, ASM71507v2, whole genome shotgun sequence genomic window:
- the LOC107813025 gene encoding pectin acetylesterase 7-like isoform X1, with amino-acid sequence MSKTKYKLFNLKALSHLWVRKRVDVNLSPCLAFFQRALMKIEHHKFPQKEYIVLSHNPYLIVCCKKKWNFAASLFVIVCLDGSPPAYYLDKGFDSGLPNWIIMLDGGGWCSTIIECQNRSTSKIGSSTEMDKHSTFTGVLHNTPQQNPDFYNWNRVRVGYCDGSSFTGDVQEVDPENKLFYRGARIFKAVMEDLWIKGMQNAKNVRSIIYYTTPTIHYYTFQ; translated from the exons ATGTCAAAAACAAagtataaattatttaatttgaaagcTCTGTCTCATTTGTGGGTGAGGAAGCGGGTAGACGTGAATCTATCACCTTGTCTGGCATTCTTCCAAAGAGCATTGATGAAAATAGAACACCACAAATTTCCTCAGAAGGAATACATAGTGCTCAGTCACAACCCATATCTAATCGTATGCTGTAAGAAAAAATGGAATTTTGCAGCCTCTCTCTTCGTAATAG TATGCCTAGATGGGAGCCCACCCGCTTATTATCTTGATAAAGGATTTGATAGCGGACTTCCCAACTGGATTATCATGCTTGAT GGCGGCGGGTGGTGTTCTACCATCATTGAGTGCCAAAATCGTTCAACTTCAAAAATTGGTTCTTCCACGGAAATGGACAAACATTCTACGTTTACTGGGGTACTTCATAACACTCCCCAGCAAAATCCAG ACTTTTACAACTGGAACAGGGTGAGGGTGGGTTACTGTGATGGATCATCTTTTACGGGCGATGTCCAAGAAGTTGATCCA GAGAACAAGCTTTTCTATAGAGGGGCGAGAATATTTAAAGCAGTTATGGAAGATTTGTGGATCAAAGGAATGcaaaatgctaaaaatgtgaGATCGATCATATATTACACGACACCTACTATACATTATTATACTTTTCAGTAa
- the LOC107813025 gene encoding pectin acetylesterase 7-like isoform X2 — protein sequence MATFLVVLTLLAILVGAEDGLKVKITILENAIAEGAVCLDGSPPAYYLDKGFDSGLPNWIIMLDGGGWCSTIIECQNRSTSKIGSSTEMDKHSTFTGVLHNTPQQNPDFYNWNRVRVGYCDGSSFTGDVQEVDPENKLFYRGARIFKAVMEDLWIKGMQNAKNVRSIIYYTTPTIHYYTFQ from the exons ATGGCAACCTTTCTAGTAGTATTAACTTTGCTAGCAATATTAGTCGGCGCCGAAGATGGACTAAAGGTCAAAATCACCATACTTGAAAACGCCATAGCAGAAGGCGCTG TATGCCTAGATGGGAGCCCACCCGCTTATTATCTTGATAAAGGATTTGATAGCGGACTTCCCAACTGGATTATCATGCTTGAT GGCGGCGGGTGGTGTTCTACCATCATTGAGTGCCAAAATCGTTCAACTTCAAAAATTGGTTCTTCCACGGAAATGGACAAACATTCTACGTTTACTGGGGTACTTCATAACACTCCCCAGCAAAATCCAG ACTTTTACAACTGGAACAGGGTGAGGGTGGGTTACTGTGATGGATCATCTTTTACGGGCGATGTCCAAGAAGTTGATCCA GAGAACAAGCTTTTCTATAGAGGGGCGAGAATATTTAAAGCAGTTATGGAAGATTTGTGGATCAAAGGAATGcaaaatgctaaaaatgtgaGATCGATCATATATTACACGACACCTACTATACATTATTATACTTTTCAGTAa